In Caldilineales bacterium, one genomic interval encodes:
- a CDS encoding SDR family oxidoreductase: protein MSLENRVAVITGATGGLGRVVARRLAEEGARLALVGSDASRLQALGAELNLPQERWLASAADLASPAGAQAAAAATLATFGRVDILLHLVGGWTGGKTAVQLPAEEMTSMLQQHLWTTFNVAQAFAPHLAANGWGRIVAVSSPSARRPMAKGAAYAVGKAAQEALLLTLAQELTGAGVTANLLVVRTIDVQHRRDRQRTPETASWTTPEEIAAAIVYLCSDAAGGVNGAHIPLYGAS, encoded by the coding sequence ATGAGTCTGGAGAATCGTGTGGCCGTGATCACCGGCGCCACCGGTGGGCTGGGCCGGGTGGTCGCCCGGCGCCTGGCCGAGGAGGGCGCCCGTCTGGCGTTGGTCGGCTCGGACGCAAGTCGCCTGCAGGCATTGGGCGCAGAACTGAACCTGCCGCAGGAACGCTGGCTGGCGAGCGCAGCCGACCTGGCCAGCCCCGCCGGCGCCCAGGCGGCGGCCGCGGCGACGCTGGCGACGTTCGGCCGCGTGGACATCCTCTTGCACCTGGTGGGCGGCTGGACGGGCGGCAAGACGGCGGTGCAACTACCGGCCGAGGAGATGACCTCGATGCTGCAGCAGCACCTGTGGACGACCTTCAACGTCGCCCAGGCCTTTGCGCCACACCTGGCGGCAAACGGCTGGGGCCGCATCGTCGCCGTTTCTTCGCCATCAGCGAGGCGCCCCATGGCCAAAGGCGCCGCCTACGCCGTCGGCAAGGCGGCACAGGAGGCCCTCCTGCTCACGCTGGCCCAGGAGCTGACCGGGGCCGGGGTCACGGCCAACCTGCTGGTGGTGCGGACGATAGATGTGCAGCACCGGCGCGACCGCCAGCGCACGCCGGAGACTGCCAGTTGGACGACGCCGGAGGAGATCGCCGCGGCCATCGTCTACCTGTGCTCCGACGCGGCCGGGGGCGTGAA
- the ribA gene encoding GTP cyclohydrolase II, whose product MSLAQMQIKELLDENLRHACDGYGRDHVCVRIAAIADLPTRFGDFQVVGFYNNRDDKDHAAFVHGDVCGADDVPVRVHSECLTGDAIGSLRCDCRDQLESALQQLGQMDRGILLYLRQEGRGIGLTNKIRAYGLQDHGYDTVEANLALGFRDDERDYAVAAHMLDSLKVKSVRLLTNNPRKIADLTRYGITVTGRIPHIIPPNSHNRFYLETKAVKSGHLLDFAGKERLPEQSDRPALAAMSEDQIATLQAA is encoded by the coding sequence ATGTCTTTGGCTCAAATGCAAATCAAAGAACTCTTGGACGAGAACCTGCGCCATGCCTGTGACGGCTACGGCCGCGATCACGTCTGCGTCCGCATTGCCGCCATCGCCGACCTGCCGACGCGCTTCGGCGATTTCCAGGTCGTCGGTTTCTACAACAACCGTGACGACAAAGACCACGCCGCCTTTGTGCACGGCGATGTGTGCGGCGCCGACGATGTACCCGTGCGAGTCCACTCGGAGTGCCTGACCGGGGATGCCATCGGCTCGCTGCGCTGCGACTGCCGCGACCAATTGGAAAGCGCACTCCAGCAGCTTGGGCAGATGGACAGGGGCATCCTGCTCTACCTGCGCCAGGAAGGGCGGGGGATCGGCCTGACCAACAAGATCCGCGCCTACGGCCTGCAGGATCACGGCTACGACACGGTCGAGGCCAACCTGGCGCTGGGTTTTCGCGACGACGAGCGGGACTACGCGGTCGCAGCTCATATGCTGGACTCCCTCAAGGTTAAATCGGTGCGCCTGCTGACCAACAACCCGCGCAAGATCGCCGATCTGACTCGCTATGGGATTACCGTGACCGGCCGCATCCCCCACATCATCCCGCCGAACTCACACAATCGTTTCTACCTGGAAACGAAGGCTGTCAAGTCGGGGCATCTGCTTGACTTCGCCGGCAAAGAACGCCTGCCGGAACAGAGCGACCGCCCCGCCCTGGCGGCGATGAGCGAGGATCAAATCGCCACGCTGCAAGCAGCGTAA
- a CDS encoding 2,5-diamino-6-(ribosylamino)-4(3H)-pyrimidinone 5'-phosphate reductase → MTPDRPFVILNVAVTADGKTDTAARGGATISSPPDLARVDRLRAESDAIMVGGRTLLGDDPRLTVKSAELRAARRARGLSENPIKVGVISKATLRLDSRFLTAGLASVLLFTTQQTDPAQIARLRQAGADVCVLGETHVDLPAALRRLQEIGVQRLLVEGGGTLNAELLRLGLVDEIRLYLAPLIFGGATAPTLADGPGLPRAAAIQLNLLSVETLDDGGILIAYRIPRA, encoded by the coding sequence ATGACACCTGACCGCCCCTTCGTAATACTCAATGTTGCCGTGACCGCCGACGGCAAGACTGATACAGCGGCCCGCGGCGGGGCAACCATCTCATCGCCTCCAGACCTGGCGCGCGTGGATCGCCTGCGGGCTGAGAGCGACGCCATCATGGTCGGCGGGCGCACGCTGCTGGGCGACGATCCGCGGCTCACGGTCAAGTCTGCCGAACTGCGCGCCGCCCGTCGCGCCCGTGGGCTGAGCGAGAACCCAATCAAGGTCGGCGTCATTTCAAAGGCGACGTTGCGCCTCGACAGTCGCTTTCTCACCGCCGGCCTGGCGTCTGTCCTGCTCTTTACCACGCAGCAGACCGATCCAGCGCAGATCGCACGGCTGAGGCAGGCGGGCGCCGATGTCTGCGTGCTGGGCGAGACGCACGTCGATCTGCCGGCTGCGCTGCGCCGTTTGCAGGAGATCGGCGTGCAGCGGCTGCTGGTAGAAGGCGGCGGCACGTTGAACGCCGAACTGCTGCGGCTCGGCCTGGTGGACGAGATTCGCCTGTACCTCGCCCCGCTGATCTTCGGCGGCGCGACCGCGCCCACCCTGGCCGATGGGCCTGGCCTGCCGCGCGCCGCCGCCATCCAGCTCAATTTGCTCTCCGTCGAGACGCTGGACGACGGAGGCATCCTGATCGCCTATCGTATTCCGCGGGCGTGA
- a CDS encoding amylo-alpha-1,6-glucosidase: MVVDFGRETCGDLNAAERREWLATNGIGGYASGTVAGLPARRYHGLLVAALQPPLGRTVLLSKLDETATYLGRAYPLFANRWAGGAVEPAGYQHLERFRLEGTTPVWSFACADALLEKRVWMQPSANTTYIRYDLHRASAPLTLSIKALVNYRDHHALTRAGDWQMDIQPAPHGLRVTAFPGATPLYLLSAGAAARAEHQWYRDYFLAQEASRGQDTLDDALYAGAFTAQLEPGASLTLVASVEPDPNLDGQKAYQVRRDHEQGLLQRAELPAPPPWIEQLVLAADQFIVRRPAADGGPGHSVIAGYHWFGDWGRDTMISLPGLTLATGRPEIAASILRTFARYVDRGMLPNRFPDAGETPEYNTVDATLWYFEAIRAYHAATGDDGLLRDLFPVLQEIIVWHQRGTRYNIHVDAADGLLYAGEPGVQLTWMDAKVGDWVVTPRTGKPVEINALWYNALRSMADFARRLARPSATYDALAQRAGSGFARFWNPATGYCHDLLDGPAGDDPALRPNQLLAVSLPHSPLPPEHQAAVVAVCGRQLLTSHGLRSLAPNDPAFVGHYGGDVRQRDGAYHQGTVWGWLIGPFVMAHLRVHRDPAAARAFLAPFAHHLADHGLGSVSEIFDGDPPFTPRGCIAQAWSVAEVLRAWQATGSPLIIT, from the coding sequence ATGGTCGTTGATTTTGGCCGCGAGACCTGCGGAGACCTGAACGCCGCCGAGCGCCGCGAGTGGCTGGCAACCAACGGCATCGGCGGCTATGCCTCGGGCACCGTGGCCGGGCTGCCGGCGCGGCGCTATCACGGCCTGCTGGTGGCGGCCTTGCAACCGCCGTTGGGCCGAACGGTGCTGCTGAGCAAACTCGATGAGACGGCGACCTATCTTGGCCGCGCCTATCCGCTGTTCGCGAATCGTTGGGCCGGCGGCGCGGTGGAGCCGGCGGGCTACCAGCACCTCGAACGGTTTCGGCTAGAGGGGACGACGCCGGTTTGGTCGTTTGCCTGCGCCGATGCCCTCCTGGAAAAGCGCGTCTGGATGCAGCCCAGCGCCAACACGACCTACATCCGCTACGACCTGCACCGGGCCAGCGCGCCCCTGACCCTGTCCATCAAGGCCCTGGTCAACTACCGCGACCATCATGCGCTGACCCGCGCCGGCGACTGGCAGATGGACATCCAGCCTGCGCCGCACGGCCTGCGCGTGACCGCGTTCCCGGGCGCGACGCCGTTGTATTTGCTGAGCGCCGGGGCGGCGGCGCGGGCCGAGCATCAGTGGTATCGCGACTATTTTCTGGCCCAGGAAGCGTCGCGCGGCCAGGACACGCTGGACGACGCCCTCTACGCCGGGGCGTTCACGGCGCAGCTGGAGCCGGGCGCCTCGCTGACGCTGGTGGCGAGCGTCGAACCCGACCCGAACCTGGACGGCCAAAAGGCGTACCAGGTGCGGCGGGACCACGAGCAGGGTTTGTTGCAGCGCGCCGAACTTCCCGCCCCGCCGCCCTGGATCGAACAACTCGTCCTGGCCGCCGACCAGTTCATCGTCCGCCGTCCGGCCGCCGATGGTGGCCCCGGCCATTCCGTGATCGCCGGCTATCATTGGTTCGGCGACTGGGGCCGCGACACCATGATCAGCCTCCCCGGCCTGACCCTGGCCACCGGCCGCCCTGAGATCGCCGCCTCCATCCTGCGCACCTTTGCCCGTTACGTGGACCGCGGCATGTTGCCCAACCGCTTCCCCGACGCCGGCGAGACGCCCGAATACAACACCGTTGACGCCACGCTCTGGTACTTCGAGGCCATCCGCGCCTATCACGCCGCCACCGGCGACGATGGCCTGCTGCGCGATCTGTTCCCGGTCTTACAGGAGATCATCGTCTGGCATCAGCGCGGCACGCGTTACAATATCCACGTGGATGCGGCCGATGGCCTGCTCTACGCCGGCGAGCCAGGCGTACAGCTCACCTGGATGGACGCCAAAGTGGGTGACTGGGTCGTGACCCCGCGCACCGGCAAGCCGGTCGAGATCAATGCCCTGTGGTACAACGCCCTGCGCAGCATGGCGGACTTTGCGCGGCGTCTGGCTCGGCCCTCCGCGACCTACGACGCCCTGGCCCAGCGCGCCGGCAGCGGGTTTGCCCGCTTCTGGAACCCGGCGACCGGCTACTGCCACGACCTGCTCGACGGGCCGGCGGGGGACGACCCGGCCCTGCGCCCCAACCAACTCCTGGCCGTCTCCTTGCCGCACAGCCCCCTGCCCCCCGAGCACCAGGCCGCGGTCGTGGCGGTCTGCGGCCGCCAGCTACTGACGTCGCACGGCCTGCGCAGCCTGGCGCCGAATGACCCGGCCTTCGTCGGTCACTACGGCGGGGATGTGCGACAGCGCGACGGCGCCTATCATCAGGGGACCGTCTGGGGCTGGCTGATCGGCCCGTTCGTGATGGCCCACCTGCGCGTCCACCGCGATCCCGCCGCGGCGCGCGCCTTCCTCGCGCCTTTCGCCCACCATCTGGCCGACCACGGCCTGGGCAGCGTGAGCGAGATCTTCGACGGCGACCCGCCCTTCACCCCGCGCGGCTGCATCGCCCAGGCCTGGAGCGTGGCCGAAGTGCTGCGCGCCTGGCAGGCGACCGGCAGCCCACTGATCATCACCTGA
- a CDS encoding isoamylase early set domain-containing protein, whose amino-acid sequence MPKKSYTKNGKACKVTFELPAEVNAQTACLCGDFNDWAPSAQPMKRRANGSFTTTLALAPGQTYRYRFLLDGDLWENDWAADAYAPNPFGADDSVVQL is encoded by the coding sequence ATGCCAAAGAAAAGCTATACCAAGAACGGCAAGGCCTGCAAGGTCACGTTCGAGCTTCCGGCCGAGGTCAACGCGCAGACCGCGTGTCTGTGTGGGGACTTCAACGATTGGGCGCCGTCCGCTCAGCCGATGAAGCGCCGGGCGAATGGCAGCTTCACAACCACATTGGCCCTCGCGCCGGGCCAGACCTACCGCTACCGCTTCCTGCTGGACGGAGACCTCTGGGAAAATGACTGGGCCGCGGACGCCTACGCGCCCAACCCGTTCGGCGCCGACGACTCCGTCGTGCAACTGTAG
- a CDS encoding sulfite exporter TauE/SafE family protein produces the protein MLELQYWFMFPLSILIATAAMASGVEGATFFSPIFILALRLPPEVAIGTALITEVFGFASGLFAYVRKRLIDYRLGGALLVATIPLALLGTVASGVIPAVYLQTILGVGLFVVALSFLRQPKHEDVATLDAAIERNYGGPQAETCLIAADGEEIRYTVCNRAEGRMLAGVGALFMGMVSTGLGEMNGYFLLQRCRVPSKVSVATSVFVVALTALIASAGHFVRFAASGGDALLTVLSICIFTVPGVIIGGQIGSRLASRIPQRTLEVGLAVLFIGVAALTLGRVIL, from the coding sequence ATGCTTGAACTGCAATACTGGTTCATGTTCCCCCTTTCGATCCTGATCGCCACGGCGGCGATGGCCTCCGGCGTCGAAGGCGCGACCTTCTTCTCGCCGATCTTCATCCTGGCGCTGCGCCTGCCGCCAGAGGTCGCCATCGGCACGGCGCTCATCACCGAAGTCTTCGGCTTTGCCAGCGGGCTGTTCGCCTACGTGCGCAAGCGGCTGATTGATTATCGCCTGGGCGGCGCCCTGCTGGTGGCGACGATCCCGCTGGCGCTTCTGGGTACGGTGGCTTCGGGCGTCATCCCGGCCGTCTACCTGCAGACCATCCTGGGCGTGGGGCTGTTCGTCGTGGCCCTGAGTTTCCTGCGCCAGCCCAAGCACGAGGATGTTGCCACCTTGGACGCTGCTATCGAAAGGAACTACGGCGGACCGCAGGCCGAGACCTGCCTGATCGCGGCGGACGGCGAGGAGATCCGCTACACCGTCTGTAACCGCGCCGAAGGGCGCATGCTGGCGGGCGTCGGCGCGCTCTTCATGGGCATGGTCTCCACCGGCCTGGGTGAGATGAACGGCTACTTCCTGCTGCAACGCTGTCGCGTGCCCAGCAAGGTGTCGGTGGCGACCAGCGTCTTCGTCGTGGCGCTCACGGCGCTGATCGCCTCCGCCGGCCACTTCGTCCGCTTCGCAGCCAGCGGCGGCGACGCGCTGTTGACCGTGCTCAGCATCTGCATCTTCACCGTGCCCGGCGTGATCATCGGTGGGCAGATCGGCTCGCGCCTGGCCAGTCGCATCCCGCAACGCACCCTGGAGGTCGGGCTGGCCGTGCTGTTCATCGGGGTGGCCGCGCTGACGCTGGGGCGGGTCATCCTGTGA